The DNA region TTAAATTGATATTTTTAACACTATATACTGTTTACAAATTTTAAAATAGAAATATTTTTTACAACATTATTTATATTAATTCTTACTAAAAAAATATTTTTCATAATAGACTCAATATTATGAATAATAAACAATATAAATTTATCAACCATAGAAAATATAGTTAATCTTATATATATAATAGGAATTTTTATTATTCCAATATTAACAATAGTAATAAAGTTTATTAAAAAATAAATTTGTAAACAGTATATAGTGTAAAAATAAACAATAAAATTATTTAATCAAATCACATATAAAAACTAGTGTTACACAGTTAAAATACATGATAAATAATAAATACTAAAATCCTTTAACCATAACACAGAAAAAGTTTAATACTTTAATAATTAAAAAAATTGCAAACGGAATTAAAATAATTCACGCATTGCCTAAAAAAACCATTATCTCAGGTAAAATATTTGTTATACCTTCTTTAACTTTTCATAATGCACTAGTTAATCCAGTTCAAATACCATTCATACCCTCAGACATAGTTTTAGGTGTATTTGCTAAAAAATTAACTGCTGTTGTTAAATACATACCTAACATTATTTTTATCCTCCTTTCTTTCAATTTATTTTTTTTCTTTTTTCTTTCCTCGAATTTGTTTAATTTTTTGATAAATTAATAAACCAATTCAAGCAAAAATCCCTAATATAATAACAACACTAAATATTGTCGTTAATCAAGTTGGCATAATATATCTTCTCTATAAAAATATCGTGTTACGCTCTGCGTGTTTGCTACGCTCAAAATAAACAATATTAAATAAATTACCGCTAATAAATTACGCGGATAATTTATTCATTTTCTTTTACATTATTAATTAATATTTTATTTACAGTATTAATAACATTATCTTTACCATACTTTTTCACTAGCGACTGCAAAATAAAATAATATTTTCTTTCCATTAAAAAATCAACTCAGAAAGAAGTTGATTTGTTGCACTTCAATTACAAAATGCATAATTAGTATCTTTTATTAAAATTATTTATATATTTAATTCTTTCCATAATATTTAATATTAATTATTTTGTTATATATAAAAATAATTATAAATGGTAAATAAATCAAAAAGTGTATTAATTTAATTAAAATAACTCTCAAAATAAATAAGATAGTATTTTATAAATTATGAAAAAATCTGTTAAAAATAAAAAAGAGAAAGGAAACAAGTGAAATAAAAAAAATATTTAGTTTATTAGCACCCATTATTTTTGGTTTTGGAACTATGTCTAAAATCATTGCCACTAGTTCATTATTAGACCAGCAAAGAGAACCATTAATAATAGAGGGACAATCAAATTTAGATTTATATATAAAAACAATGATAATAAAGGTGATATTGTTTTTAATGATTGAGATTTAAAAAAAGATGGATGACAATTGTGACATACATTTAATATTCACTTAATTAACCCTATAAATTACAAATAATTATGTTTTTAGATCAAGAAAGTGATTTTTTTCAAAAATTAGCTGAGGAAATATTGAATATTACGGTGATAAGTTAAATAAATATAATAATTTTTATAGTAATAATGAAACTTGCAAAAAAATGATTAATGCTAAGATTGTTGACGTCATTAGATTATATAATGATTAATAATAATATTACTATAAATAAATCTCTAAAGAATCTTTTTTATAAAATCATTCATTGTCTTAGAATATAACTAATTAAATATATATATGCATAAGTTTGTTTCAAAAAAATAAAAAGCATTAAAATGCTTTTTTAAAATTAATTATGCTAAAAATTTTGGTGCAGCAAGAATTAAAATCGCAACAATGCAATTATAACCGGCATGCGGAATTATGGTATATGTAACATTCCCATTAACAATAAGAAATAGCATTCCTAGTGTTAATGATGCTCCAATATATCCAATAAAATGTTCTCAATCACCGGTTCCAGAGACATGCATGCCAGCAAAGAAAATTGTTGATGCAACAAATCCAAGTCATTTGTTACCACTTAAACTAAAAATTCCGTGTCTAGTTGCTAATTCTTCAATAACTGGAGCAATTAAAATTGTATAGATAAATAAGAAAGCGATATTTCATCATTTATCTAGTCCTTTAATTAAATTATTTTGATTGTTTGAAGTTGTTGCTGTTATTAATAATTGTAAATAAACAAAAAATAAATGAATTGAAAAAACAGCAATAATACTAATTGAGCAAACAACAAAAAGACGTTTGCAATCTTGTTTTAAAGTTAATTTAATTTTTTCAAAAATTAATGGTGATGACCGATAAAAAATAAAAATTGTCACCAATCCCGAAATTATTAATGTTAATAAATTAATTGTTGTTTGAATACTATAAGATGGGTGAAACTGATTTACAATGGTTCCAATTACTAAACCAATAATATTTGGAATAAAATAAAAATAATAAAAGTAAATAGCACCTGACCGCATAATTTCACTTTGTGCACCACTAATAACAAAATATGAACCAACTGCAACAATAATCCAACTAATAAAGTTCATCCCTGCTAAAGCATATTCATTATGTTTAAACATATATGAAATTAGAATATTAATAAAAAAGGGAGCAAAAATAGCTGTTCCTAAAAAAATATAACCAGTATTTTTAAGTTTAACTAAATTAAAATCAAAGGGAGCAGCACAATCAACTAATGTTGGTTTTAACTCATATCATGTTCTTTTAGAATTATTATAAACATTATCATTATTAGTCATTTTTATTACTCCTTTAAATCCTACTTTTCATTATATAATAAATTTGTAAATTGTAAATGCCAACCGATAAAAAGTTAACTATTAATTTAGTTAACTTTTTAAAGTTAATTATATGAGGTTGAAATTATGAAAATAAAGCAATATTTTATTTTGCGGTCTCTAGTGAAAAAGTATGGTAAAGATAATGTTATTAATACTGTTAATAAGATTGCAAAAGATATTGAAATTAAAAAGTAAAAGAATAAATTATTCCGCTAATAAATTACGCGGAATAATTTATTCAATAATGTTTTTTAATGGAGCGAAGCGACAACGAGCGGAGCGAGTTTGCAAATTTCAATTTTTTAATTTTTAGAAAGAAGATTTAATATGTTATTTTTAGATGAAAATTGAATTATTTTTTTTCCATTAGAAGGGAGTTATATTATGCCAACTTGATTAACGACAATATTTAGTGTTGTTATTATATTAGGGATTTTTGCTTGAATTGGTTTATCAATTTATCAAAAAATTCGTCAAATTGAACGAAATAAAAAAGATAAAAAAGAAATTGAAAGAAAGGATGATAAAAAATAATGTTAGGTATGTATTTAACAACAGCAGTTAATTTTTTAACAAATACACCTAAAACTATGACTGAGGGTATGGCTGGTATTTGAACTGGTTTAACTAGTACATTATGAAAAGTTAAAGAAGGTATAACAAATATTTTACCTGAGATAATGGTTTTTTTAGGCGATGCGTGAATTATTTTAATTCCGTTTGCAATTTTTTTAATTATTAAAGTATTAAACTTTTTCCGTCTTATGGTTAAAGGATTTTAGTATTTATTATTTATCATGTATTTTAACTGTGTAACACTAGTTTTTATATGTGATTTGATTAAATAATTTTATTGTTTATTTTTACACTATATACTGTTTACAAATTTATTTTTTAATAAACTTTATTACTATCGTTAATATTGGAATAATAAAAATTCCTATTATATATATAAGCTTAACTATATTTTCTATGGTTGATAAATTTATATTGTTTATTATTCATAATATTGAATCTATTATGAAAAATATTTTTTTAGTAGGAATTAATATAAATAATGTTGTAAAAAATATTTCTATTTTAAAATTTGTAAACAGTATATAATGTAAAAATATCAATTTAATTATAAATGATTAATTTTATATTTTAATAACTATTGTTAAAAATTAAATAGTATTTTTCAGTGTGCCAATTTTTATTATTTTATGTATTTAACAATGTTTATTAACAGTGTTTATTAAACATTAAATAAACAATATATTAACATTATTCATAACATTGTTTATTAAACAAATAATTTAGTTAGGAGTTGATAAAATTGAGTAATTTTGTTAATAAAAATCAGAATGTAGAAAATTATTTTATTAGTAAGGAATTTATCCCTTTTACAACAGATAAAGCAAGTTTTATTAATTTACCCAATCATAATCGCCATATTGGTTTTTGGTTGAGTAATAAGTTTATTTATTCGAGTGAAAAACATTCAGAGTTGAAAATAATAATAGTAATTGAGACAAGATTTTTAGTTTTGTTTTTGATATATTTTTGTTTATTTTTGATGTAATTTGAAATACAAAATTACTGATGACAAATACATCGATTGCTTATTTTTTTAGTCTTTTTTATGGTTATTAAGCTATCTATTTATGCAATTCACGGCACATAAACACAATATAATAATTTAGGTTAAACAGTACAAACGGGGGTGTCAAATATTTATTATTCAACAGTTCACGGTGTTTCTGATACTAAACAAGGTATGCAAAAACATATTAAAGAGCGTAAACAATTTAAAATTAATCGTAATAAAAAACAATTATCAAGTTTAGCAAAACAAGCAAAAACAAGAGAACAAGCGTATAGGAGAGTGCATAAATAATGATTAAATTAGTTTTATTGGTGGCGGCAATCGCTATATTTGGAACTGGTTTTATTACTGTTATTATTAATCAATTTACATCAGCAAAAAATATTATTATGGATTTATATAATTCTGATACTTGGTTGATTTGATTATTTGGCAGAATGGCAGTTTTGTTTAGTCATCCGTTAATGTTAACAATATCGAGTTTATATATTGTTGGGTTTATTGTTTCAAAAACATTGTATAGTTAGGAGTTAAGTTTATGAAAAAATCGTTATCTTTATTTGCCATATTTATTTTAAGTTTTTTAGGTTTGGTTATTCCATTTATTACTTTAACGGCGTTTAGACCGTTAAATGAGAAGCATTATATATTAAAATACCGTGAATTTTTTTAGCGAGACATTTTGGTAATCGTGCGTTGTTTACTGCTCAGCGTGAGGGTATGATTTGAAATAATATTCGCCAGTTAGCAAGTGGAATTATTATTCCAATTTCATTGAAAAAACTTGTTGCTAAAAAGGAATTTAATTTTTTTAATCGTTTCTTTATTATGCGAATTGGAATTTTTCAAGATATAACAGATTATGAAATTTGAAAAACAAAATCAGTAGAACGAACAGCAGAAGGTAAACGAGTAAAACATAAGTCGGATGTTGGATTAGGAATTCGGTTTTTTAAAATAATTATTCCGCTTGAATTTGCCAATAAGTATGATAGTCAATGATTAAAATTTGTGCGTGATTTAAAAAATGATGAAATTATTAATAAAAAAGAATATTATTGGTCGGAAATTACAAAATTAAGTGTTAAAGAACGATTGGAGTTATTTGATATTGATATTTTGAAAAAGAATTTAAAACCTAAAAAAGAGAAAGGAAATAGGAAAGATGATTAATTTATTAGTTGAAAATAATAATAGTAATTGAGACAAGA from Spiroplasma kunkelii CR2-3x includes:
- a CDS encoding CPBP family intramembrane glutamic endopeptidase; this encodes MTNNDNVYNNSKRTWYELKPTLVDCAAPFDFNLVKLKNTGYIFLGTAIFAPFFINILISYMFKHNEYALAGMNFISWIIVAVGSYFVISGAQSEIMRSGAIYFYYFYFIPNIIGLVIGTIVNQFHPSYSIQTTINLLTLIISGLVTIFIFYRSSPLIFEKIKLTLKQDCKRLFVVCSISIIAVFSIHLFFVYLQLLITATTSNNQNNLIKGLDKWWNIAFLFIYTILIAPVIEELATRHGIFSLSGNKWLGFVASTIFFAGMHVSGTGDWEHFIGYIGASLTLGMLFLIVNGNVTYTIIPHAGYNCIVAILILAAPKFLA
- a CDS encoding DUF3688 family protein, with protein sequence MKKSLSLFAIFILSFLGLVIPFITLTAFRPLNEKHYILKYREFF